The Streptobacillus felis region TCTCATAATATTCAAAATTTAACTGACCAATTATTAAATGAAGTTGATTGTAACGAGTATGATTGGGTATTTGTACCGGGTGGTCCAGGAACAAAAGAATACTTTAATTCTCAAATACTTGAAGAAAAATTAGTAGATTACTACAATCAAAATAATTTAGTTGCTGCTATATGTGCAGCACCAATTTATATAGCTAAAGTAGGTTTTCTTGAAAGTAAAAAATCAACGGTATTTAAAGGTTTAGAAATGGATTTAATAGAAAAAGGAGCAATAGATGAAGATGTTCCTGTTAAAGAAGATC contains the following coding sequences:
- a CDS encoding DJ-1/PfpI family protein translates to SHNIQNLTDQLLNEVDCNEYDWVFVPGGPGTKEYFNSQILEEKLVDYYNQNNLVAAICAAPIYIAKVGFLESKKSTVFKGLEMDLIEKGAIDEDVPVKED